Proteins from a single region of Nitrospiria bacterium:
- a CDS encoding periplasmic heavy metal sensor, producing the protein MTGRHCDGHRGGMRDMVGHALHGLIRSQKELGLSAEQVSRIKAIALGHEKDRIREKADMKLAEVDVRADVFNEKVELPTIEEALKKSESARTALRLEGVKALRSASAVLTPDQREKWREGMGSRHEAGVGRRGYGHGPMANPQDRPEKEG; encoded by the coding sequence ATGACGGGTCGCCACTGTGATGGGCACCGCGGAGGCATGCGCGACATGGTCGGTCACGCACTGCACGGGTTGATTCGGTCCCAGAAGGAACTCGGTTTGTCGGCGGAGCAGGTATCGAGGATCAAGGCCATCGCGCTCGGGCACGAGAAGGATCGCATCCGGGAAAAAGCGGACATGAAGCTGGCCGAGGTGGATGTCCGGGCGGACGTCTTCAACGAGAAGGTTGAACTGCCGACCATTGAGGAGGCTTTGAAGAAGTCCGAAAGCGCCCGTACGGCCTTGCGTCTCGAGGGCGTGAAGGCCCTGCGTTCGGCGTCAGCGGTTCTGACGCCGGACCAGCGTGAGAAATGGCGGGAGGGGATGGGGTCGAGACACGAAGCGGGGGTCGGGCGAAGGGGGTACGGCCACGGACCCATGGCGAACCCTCAAGATCGGCCCGAAAAAGAAGGCTGA